One part of the Enterococcus sp. DIV1094 genome encodes these proteins:
- a CDS encoding AMP-binding protein: METIDYTPLNLYTNFQEAAERTPDVPMIFDQTLVAFPELGSKSTYKECHELVLTRAYQLANLGVSLGDKIMIYKSSAFDTYLMAVAASYLGAVPVMPSYHLPTSTLEVFVDRLEDPYLLFDEVTCERVAGITNGTKSKQLAVADLIKQPATPVEQKKLDNDEISYMTHTSGTTGIPKLICHSAHSMGWRTKWQKTVFTKIAEKKLVAFHISPVHSRFNIGISSLMAMGFPMMPIADPQGEHVVKLLLENPPIALETHPNNFVQWSFTAREHPEAFSGIRYYHSTFDAINNQTMEVFLHTSATKDAIFLQVYGQSECGPMILKAHTLESLKTSDARDMGVGLGDLTKARITDEAGNELPANTDGHIHLLSKGRALTYYKEDARFQENVYGVWWDSGDYGCIDDEGHLHLKDRQVDLIDTINSTLAIEDYLLDSLEFLAEVVIVRDKDNSPQPIIALAPNQEMDWDRWWNQVHELPRLNKPILRAYEDIPRTATMKVQRLQIEKEFKEANN, translated from the coding sequence ATGGAAACAATCGACTATACCCCACTTAATCTTTATACGAATTTTCAAGAAGCGGCAGAACGAACACCAGATGTCCCAATGATTTTCGATCAAACCTTAGTGGCTTTTCCAGAACTTGGTTCTAAAAGCACTTACAAGGAATGTCATGAGCTAGTGTTGACACGCGCTTATCAACTTGCGAATTTAGGTGTATCACTTGGCGATAAAATCATGATTTACAAAAGTTCTGCTTTTGACACGTACTTGATGGCTGTCGCTGCGTCTTATCTAGGTGCTGTCCCTGTGATGCCTTCTTACCATTTACCAACAAGTACACTTGAAGTATTTGTCGATCGCTTGGAAGATCCTTATCTCTTATTCGATGAAGTTACATGTGAACGTGTGGCAGGAATCACGAATGGCACAAAAAGCAAACAATTAGCTGTCGCTGATTTGATCAAGCAACCAGCCACTCCTGTAGAACAAAAGAAATTAGATAACGATGAGATCTCCTATATGACTCATACTTCAGGTACGACTGGTATCCCTAAATTGATTTGTCACTCTGCTCATTCGATGGGCTGGCGGACAAAATGGCAAAAAACAGTATTTACTAAAATTGCCGAGAAAAAGTTAGTTGCTTTTCATATCTCACCTGTTCATTCTCGATTCAACATCGGTATTTCTTCACTGATGGCAATGGGCTTTCCTATGATGCCGATTGCAGATCCTCAAGGTGAACATGTAGTGAAATTATTATTAGAGAATCCGCCAATTGCTTTAGAGACACATCCGAATAATTTCGTGCAATGGAGCTTTACTGCTAGAGAGCATCCAGAAGCTTTTTCTGGGATTCGCTACTACCACTCTACGTTTGATGCAATCAACAATCAAACAATGGAAGTTTTCCTACACACATCAGCGACTAAAGATGCGATCTTTTTACAAGTTTACGGACAAAGTGAATGTGGGCCAATGATTTTAAAAGCTCATACGTTAGAAAGCCTAAAAACTAGTGATGCACGTGATATGGGTGTCGGTTTAGGCGACTTGACGAAAGCAAGGATCACTGATGAAGCGGGTAATGAACTACCTGCTAACACAGATGGACACATCCATTTACTCTCAAAAGGTCGTGCATTGACTTATTACAAAGAAGATGCTCGCTTCCAAGAAAACGTGTATGGTGTTTGGTGGGATAGTGGCGACTACGGTTGTATCGATGATGAAGGTCACCTCCATTTGAAAGATCGTCAAGTCGATTTGATCGATACGATCAACAGTACGTTAGCAATCGAAGACTACTTATTAGATTCCTTGGAATTTTTAGCTGAAGTCGTGATCGTTCGTGACAAAGATAATTCACCACAACCAATCATCGCTTTAGCACCTAATCAAGAGATGGATTGGGATCGTTGGTGGAACCAAGTCCATGAATTACCACGATTGAACAAACCAATCTTACGTGCCTATGAAGATATTCCAAGAACCGCAACGATGAAAGTGCAACGTTTGCAAATCGAAAAAGAATTCAAAGAAGCAAATAATTAA
- a CDS encoding bifunctional hydroxymethylpyrimidine kinase/phosphomethylpyrimidine kinase, which translates to MQKILTIGGSDPFAGGGIQSDLKTFENHHIFGMSALTCIGMLDSDGAFILETIPAEWLAKQLDSIKQMTDLDGIKIGLLHSIEAIDIVRDFLTHFEDLPIVIDPVFAFKETNDTLNQAYMQKMIQELFPLADVLTPNLKEAALLYSQPVNTFVQMVDCAKYLHSLGAKNVVIKGGTGIIGDEALDVLFNGKESITFRREKLEQQTVNGAGCTFASAITANLVLGYPLTEAVARSKAFVYDCILNGVMMKDQTGSVWSQGKGVE; encoded by the coding sequence GTGCAAAAAATATTAACGATCGGCGGCTCGGATCCATTTGCTGGCGGTGGGATCCAATCTGATTTAAAGACATTTGAGAACCATCATATTTTTGGAATGAGTGCATTGACCTGTATCGGCATGCTCGACTCAGATGGCGCATTTATTTTAGAGACGATTCCGGCAGAATGGTTAGCCAAACAATTGGATTCGATCAAACAAATGACCGATTTAGATGGAATAAAAATCGGGTTATTACATTCAATCGAAGCAATCGACATTGTACGTGACTTCCTTACCCATTTTGAAGATCTGCCAATCGTGATCGATCCTGTCTTTGCATTTAAGGAAACAAACGATACCTTAAATCAAGCCTATATGCAAAAAATGATACAGGAGCTATTTCCCCTGGCGGATGTTTTGACACCTAATTTAAAGGAGGCTGCCCTACTTTATAGTCAACCAGTCAACACATTTGTCCAAATGGTGGATTGTGCGAAATATCTCCATTCTTTAGGTGCGAAAAACGTCGTGATCAAAGGCGGTACTGGAATCATCGGGGATGAAGCATTGGATGTGTTATTCAATGGAAAAGAATCGATTACTTTTAGACGGGAAAAACTAGAACAACAAACCGTCAACGGTGCAGGTTGTACGTTTGCCTCAGCGATTACTGCTAATCTTGTCTTAGGCTATCCTTTGACAGAGGCTGTTGCACGCAGTAAGGCTTTTGTCTATGACTGTATCTTGAACGGTGTCATGATGAAGGATCAGACGGGAAGTGTTTGGTCACAAGGAAAAGGAGTGGAATGA
- a CDS encoding ECF transporter S component, which yields MNTKRIAIYAMLTALTVGISLVILIPIPGTNGFVTLCEVGIYAAAALFGPMGGLIVGAGSGLFIDLLAGYPQWAIFSLLIHGLQGWVAGYFAGKGSVRWGFGLTLGTIIMVLGYFFASWLLYDWPVGVASLPSNLVQNIVGIVVAIPLTKALMRLPLQQTTVKTK from the coding sequence ATGAATACGAAAAGAATTGCTATCTATGCGATGTTAACAGCTTTGACTGTCGGGATCTCTTTAGTCATCTTGATCCCAATCCCTGGAACCAATGGATTTGTTACGCTATGTGAAGTCGGTATTTATGCCGCAGCTGCGCTTTTTGGTCCGATGGGCGGCTTGATCGTTGGTGCAGGAAGTGGCTTGTTTATTGATTTACTTGCTGGTTATCCCCAATGGGCGATCTTCTCTTTATTGATCCATGGTTTACAAGGATGGGTTGCCGGTTACTTTGCAGGGAAAGGTTCTGTGCGTTGGGGCTTCGGCTTGACATTAGGTACGATCATTATGGTCTTAGGCTATTTCTTTGCTAGCTGGTTGTTGTATGACTGGCCAGTCGGTGTCGCTTCATTACCAAGCAATTTGGTCCAAAACATTGTCGGTATCGTGGTTGCGATTCCTCTGACAAAAGCATTGATGCGCTTGCCTTTGCAACAAACAACGGTAAAAACCAAGTAA
- a CDS encoding TIGR01440 family protein, whose translation MEVTKDSFKQQLTEMVSDILSEANLKAGDLFVLGCSTSEIVGGHIGKNSNAEIGQWVIETLKEQLDPLGISLAVQGCEHLNRALVVERSVAEKKDFEIVSVIPALHAGGACSVAAFDQFSDPVEVEHVVAQAGIDIGDTAIGMHVKHVQVPVRPRSNTLGSAHVTALRSRPKYIGGPRAQYE comes from the coding sequence ATGGAAGTAACAAAAGACAGCTTCAAACAACAATTAACGGAAATGGTTTCAGATATTCTAAGCGAAGCCAATCTTAAAGCAGGCGATCTATTTGTTTTAGGCTGTAGTACAAGTGAGATCGTTGGCGGACACATTGGGAAAAACTCAAATGCAGAAATCGGTCAATGGGTCATCGAAACACTGAAAGAACAGCTGGACCCACTAGGGATTTCATTAGCAGTTCAAGGCTGTGAACACCTGAACCGGGCGTTAGTTGTCGAACGTTCAGTGGCTGAAAAGAAAGACTTTGAGATCGTCTCTGTCATTCCTGCACTTCACGCGGGTGGTGCCTGCTCAGTTGCAGCATTTGATCAATTCAGTGATCCTGTCGAAGTGGAGCATGTTGTCGCTCAAGCAGGAATCGATATTGGTGACACCGCGATCGGCATGCACGTCAAACATGTTCAAGTTCCTGTCCGACCTCGCTCGAATACACTAGGCAGCGCTCATGTGACTGCTTTACGGTCTCGTCCGAAATACATTGGCGGACCTCGTGCACAATACGAATAA
- a CDS encoding glycoside hydrolase family 13 protein gives MKQTEKWWKEAVGYQIYPASFKDSNNDGIGDINGIREKLGYLKELGIDFIWINPIYKSPFVDNGYDISDYQAILEKFGTMDDFDALLAEAHQLGIKIIMDLVINHSSDQHEWFIESRQSVDNPYRDYYIWVDGTPDQAPNGWQSIFGGSAWEYDEQTGQYYLHIFAKEQPDLNWESDKLKDELFTMIRWWLDKGIDGFRLDAISHVKKDEYSVEATENPFSPFQNVSGIEDHLTELKEVFDEYDIMTVGEASGVSADEGPEWVGDNGYFDMIFEFDHISIWKHEKDGDLDVLGLKKSLGAWQRSLDGKGWNALYMENHDVPRCVSVFGDTTPAYWQLSAKAIAMMYFFLQGTPFIYQGQEIGMTNLPFSSIEEIDAVDSKRLYQQLLDEGRSEEEALDIVANTTRDNSRTPMQWNEESYAGFSTVDPWLIVNPNHQTINVAEQTNDPQSIFSFYKEMIAIRRENKGLIYGSFNEYLTEDEQLFVYERVLDEEQYLIMVNLTDEPATYSLPTEIGTNWEVLLENQPRTVFELSGTFAPYEARLYRKN, from the coding sequence ATGAAGCAGACCGAAAAGTGGTGGAAAGAAGCAGTTGGTTATCAGATCTATCCAGCGAGCTTTAAAGATAGTAATAATGATGGGATTGGCGACATCAATGGGATTCGCGAGAAACTAGGCTATTTGAAAGAACTAGGGATCGATTTTATTTGGATCAATCCAATCTACAAATCTCCGTTTGTCGATAACGGTTATGATATCAGTGACTATCAAGCGATCCTCGAGAAGTTTGGCACAATGGATGATTTTGATGCTTTATTAGCAGAAGCGCATCAACTGGGGATCAAGATCATTATGGATCTTGTCATCAATCATAGCTCGGATCAGCATGAATGGTTTATTGAATCCCGCCAGTCGGTCGACAATCCTTACCGTGATTACTACATTTGGGTCGATGGCACACCGGATCAAGCGCCTAATGGCTGGCAATCGATTTTTGGCGGCTCCGCATGGGAATATGATGAACAAACTGGTCAATACTATTTACACATTTTTGCCAAAGAACAACCAGACTTGAACTGGGAAAGTGACAAACTGAAAGACGAACTCTTTACAATGATCCGCTGGTGGTTAGATAAAGGCATCGATGGTTTCCGTTTAGATGCGATCTCTCATGTCAAAAAAGATGAATATTCTGTCGAAGCGACCGAAAATCCTTTTTCTCCTTTTCAAAATGTCTCGGGTATTGAAGATCACTTGACGGAATTAAAAGAGGTCTTTGATGAGTACGATATCATGACTGTGGGAGAAGCAAGTGGTGTTTCGGCAGATGAAGGACCTGAGTGGGTAGGGGATAATGGCTACTTCGATATGATTTTTGAATTTGATCACATCTCGATCTGGAAACATGAAAAAGATGGGGACTTAGATGTATTAGGTTTGAAAAAATCACTAGGCGCTTGGCAGCGGTCATTGGACGGTAAAGGGTGGAATGCTCTTTATATGGAAAATCATGATGTACCAAGGTGTGTGTCAGTCTTCGGTGACACGACCCCAGCATATTGGCAACTGTCTGCTAAAGCGATCGCTATGATGTATTTCTTTCTACAAGGGACACCGTTTATCTATCAGGGACAAGAGATCGGTATGACAAATCTACCATTTTCTTCAATTGAAGAGATCGATGCAGTGGATTCGAAAAGACTTTATCAACAATTACTTGATGAGGGACGATCAGAAGAAGAAGCCTTGGATATCGTCGCAAATACGACCAGAGATAACAGTCGGACACCGATGCAATGGAATGAAGAGTCATATGCTGGCTTTTCTACGGTTGATCCTTGGCTGATCGTCAATCCGAACCACCAAACGATCAATGTCGCTGAGCAAACGAATGATCCACAATCGATTTTCTCTTTTTACAAAGAGATGATTGCGATCCGTCGCGAAAATAAAGGATTGATCTATGGTAGTTTTAACGAGTATCTTACAGAAGATGAACAACTCTTTGTGTATGAACGAGTTCTTGATGAAGAACAATACCTGATCATGGTCAATTTGACCGATGAACCAGCAACGTATTCTTTACCAACAGAAATTGGCACAAACTGGGAAGTATTACTGGAAAATCAACCACGTACAGTATTTGAACTAAGTGGAACATTCGCTCCGTATGAAGCACGTCTTTATCGAAAAAATTAG
- a CDS encoding AAA family ATPase — MENFSLTDQRVFTPIEKQMIWKKPASHQTSEEELRIATEIKANWHDPEMKISNVLLEGDAGSGKTQLAKALSFDLQLPYTKVTCFADMDKSDVFGALLPVIESDQEDDQELLAAIEQTDTLDAVLRLIQQHYQIDQQAAKAKLADLVQRIEEQQESAVHYKYYPSEIVRAIEKGYLLEIQEPTVIRDASVLVALNSALETNGLLNLPTGVIQRHPDCVIVITTNRNYQGNRPLNESLRDRMQHAEKMDLPELSVMVERAISKTQVNEPTLLLKMAEIIRLLDETAKANAIKGVAGMRSYFYWVNTMKQNQDIFASIYPKVLYKLTTDPDELHILTTALTDSGLLDELRELIRQKKWGDVSKEVAPVKGRRISEEEAAERQIETLVEETASLGESTAKEEEAVPEETAEEKTQAEPLPLTEERSKDVEGRSQQQLQSEDESEEMSASDMEALDKQLKRELNKEARQLMKNTIHEKEGLIVHRPKFEVGNPEVVAIRREIDPVVDSLSRQILDLLENEESDTYQKGKYEGQRFNASRIAYGDLRQFDKKNPPHEQPSLAVGLRIDESGSMVRDDRILAAKKAAFAVAAFAKRVRIPLLIYGDTADASTREKTSIFSYKEFSDSFDWLEQKLVTMKPRQNNRDGAVLRLIAGKLSEQTATTKLIINISDGQPKALPDYTGVKAKNDIQEVLTEYERQGIVFVSAAIGQDKEEIKEIYGASRFVDITDLTTFPKQMIQLISRYL, encoded by the coding sequence ATGGAAAACTTTTCACTCACCGATCAACGTGTGTTTACACCGATCGAAAAACAAATGATCTGGAAAAAACCAGCTAGTCACCAAACAAGTGAAGAAGAACTGCGCATTGCCACTGAGATCAAAGCAAACTGGCATGATCCAGAAATGAAAATCAGTAATGTGCTACTTGAAGGAGATGCTGGCTCTGGGAAAACCCAACTAGCCAAGGCACTCTCTTTTGATCTACAACTGCCTTACACAAAAGTGACTTGTTTTGCAGATATGGATAAATCAGATGTCTTTGGTGCATTATTACCAGTGATCGAATCCGATCAAGAAGACGATCAGGAGTTATTAGCCGCGATTGAGCAAACAGACACACTCGACGCTGTGTTGCGCTTGATCCAGCAACACTATCAAATCGATCAACAGGCTGCTAAAGCAAAGTTAGCTGATTTGGTACAACGGATCGAAGAGCAGCAAGAAAGCGCGGTCCATTATAAATATTATCCGTCTGAGATCGTGCGTGCCATCGAAAAAGGCTATTTATTAGAAATCCAAGAGCCCACGGTGATTCGTGACGCTTCGGTTCTTGTTGCTTTGAACTCTGCCTTAGAAACAAATGGTTTGTTAAACTTACCGACAGGAGTGATCCAACGCCACCCCGACTGTGTCATCGTCATTACGACGAATCGTAATTACCAAGGTAACCGACCGCTGAATGAGTCATTACGAGATCGGATGCAGCATGCTGAGAAAATGGATTTACCAGAGCTTTCAGTCATGGTGGAGCGAGCAATTAGCAAGACGCAAGTCAACGAACCAACACTTTTGTTGAAAATGGCAGAGATCATTCGTCTCTTAGACGAAACAGCGAAAGCAAATGCGATCAAGGGTGTTGCTGGGATGCGTTCTTACTTTTATTGGGTCAATACGATGAAGCAAAACCAAGATATCTTTGCTTCTATTTATCCAAAAGTGTTGTATAAACTAACGACTGATCCAGATGAATTACACATCTTGACGACTGCATTGACGGATAGCGGGCTTTTAGATGAGCTGAGGGAACTGATTCGACAAAAGAAATGGGGCGACGTATCAAAGGAAGTTGCGCCGGTCAAAGGTCGGAGGATCAGTGAAGAAGAAGCGGCAGAGCGCCAAATCGAAACATTGGTAGAAGAAACCGCATCACTGGGTGAAAGCACCGCAAAAGAAGAGGAAGCCGTGCCAGAAGAGACTGCGGAAGAAAAGACACAAGCTGAACCTTTACCCTTAACGGAAGAGCGAAGCAAAGATGTCGAAGGACGTAGCCAACAGCAACTACAATCGGAGGATGAATCAGAAGAGATGTCTGCTTCAGATATGGAAGCTTTGGACAAACAACTGAAACGTGAGCTGAATAAAGAAGCACGTCAACTGATGAAGAACACGATCCATGAAAAAGAGGGATTGATCGTTCATCGTCCTAAGTTCGAAGTAGGAAATCCTGAAGTGGTAGCGATTCGTCGAGAAATCGATCCCGTCGTTGATTCATTGAGTCGCCAAATCCTTGATTTATTGGAAAATGAAGAAAGTGACACCTACCAAAAAGGGAAGTATGAAGGACAGCGGTTCAATGCTAGTCGGATCGCTTATGGTGATCTGCGGCAATTTGATAAAAAAAATCCACCGCATGAACAGCCTTCATTGGCGGTTGGATTACGAATCGATGAGTCTGGTTCGATGGTTCGTGACGATCGGATCTTGGCGGCTAAAAAAGCAGCATTTGCTGTTGCGGCATTTGCGAAACGAGTACGTATTCCTTTGTTGATCTACGGTGATACAGCCGATGCTTCGACAAGAGAAAAAACCTCGATCTTTTCGTACAAAGAATTTTCAGATTCATTTGATTGGTTAGAACAGAAATTGGTAACCATGAAACCAAGGCAAAACAACCGCGATGGTGCAGTTTTACGTTTGATTGCTGGCAAACTAAGTGAACAAACAGCTACAACAAAACTGATCATCAACATCAGCGATGGCCAGCCAAAAGCCTTACCTGATTACACGGGTGTTAAAGCAAAAAATGATATACAAGAAGTATTGACTGAATATGAACGGCAAGGAATCGTTTTTGTTTCTGCCGCAATCGGACAAGATAAGGAAGAGATCAAAGAAATTTATGGCGCAAGTCGGTTCGTGGATATCACTGATTTGACAACGTTCCCTAAACAAATGATTCAATTGATTTCTCGTTATCTATAA
- a CDS encoding DUF6530 family protein — MEIPTNLKHKPVIVVEDYDKVDGRNALHTDAKGLSLGLAQWNDRGKVDISGKVWRHTGEKWSRQSEELPITRILDLAILVAQGSVYFQDAYRHEKFYDPENPVVDIIGLQGNRMTVEVDTKNPKIDEDIMLYYDALQKDGELLGERFRILKRLLDDLGY; from the coding sequence ATGGAGATCCCAACAAATCTAAAACATAAACCAGTGATCGTGGTAGAAGATTACGACAAAGTAGACGGCAGAAATGCCTTGCATACAGATGCTAAAGGTCTGTCATTAGGATTAGCACAGTGGAATGATCGTGGCAAAGTCGATATTTCCGGAAAAGTGTGGCGTCACACAGGTGAAAAGTGGTCTCGCCAATCAGAAGAATTACCAATTACACGAATCCTTGACTTAGCGATTTTAGTTGCGCAAGGAAGTGTGTATTTTCAAGATGCGTACCGCCACGAGAAATTTTATGATCCTGAAAATCCAGTTGTCGATATCATTGGCTTACAAGGAAATCGGATGACTGTGGAAGTCGATACTAAAAACCCTAAAATCGATGAAGATATCATGTTGTATTATGATGCATTACAAAAAGATGGCGAATTACTTGGTGAACGTTTTCGTATCTTGAAACGTTTGTTAGATGATCTAGGGTATTAA
- a CDS encoding DegV family protein has protein sequence MKLAIVTDSTAFLPTRIKNHPDLYVIPIPVILDGKIYNEGIDIEADEYYGLLKNSKDFPTTSQPAVGEVLALYEELKEKGYDTILSIHLSSGISGFVNTLFAMKDDVKDMTIVPYDSKITSMPMGHMVESALDLNDKGYSLEAILAHVDRIRDNTYAYLIVDDLNNLVRGGRLTNGAALIGGLLKIKPILTFSDGKIILFEKIRSSKKAFARAEQIIGKRNEEIKPPVKLYVIHANNLEVAEEEKAKLQKQYPQAEIEIGHFGPVIGSHLGEKAIGIAISAQ, from the coding sequence ATGAAATTAGCAATCGTAACTGACAGTACAGCTTTCCTGCCAACACGTATCAAGAACCATCCTGACTTATATGTGATCCCCATCCCTGTGATCTTAGATGGCAAGATCTATAACGAAGGCATTGACATTGAAGCAGACGAATATTACGGGCTGTTGAAAAACAGTAAAGATTTCCCTACGACTTCCCAACCTGCAGTAGGTGAAGTTCTAGCACTTTATGAAGAACTAAAGGAAAAAGGATACGATACGATCTTAAGTATCCACTTATCAAGTGGGATCTCTGGGTTCGTCAATACGCTATTTGCGATGAAAGACGACGTCAAAGATATGACGATTGTTCCTTATGATTCTAAAATCACTAGTATGCCCATGGGCCATATGGTAGAATCTGCTTTAGACTTAAATGATAAAGGTTATTCACTTGAAGCTATTTTAGCGCATGTCGATCGAATCAGAGACAATACATATGCCTATTTGATCGTAGATGACTTGAACAACCTTGTCCGTGGTGGACGCTTGACGAATGGCGCAGCACTTATCGGTGGCTTATTGAAAATCAAACCGATCTTGACTTTCTCAGATGGAAAAATCATTTTATTCGAGAAGATCCGTTCCAGCAAAAAAGCTTTTGCACGTGCGGAACAAATCATTGGTAAACGAAATGAAGAGATCAAACCACCGGTCAAATTATATGTGATCCATGCGAATAATCTTGAAGTTGCAGAAGAAGAAAAAGCAAAATTACAAAAACAATATCCGCAAGCAGAAATCGAGATCGGCCACTTTGGTCCTGTTATTGGTAGCCATTTAGGTGAAAAAGCGATCGGTATTGCGATTTCCGCGCAATGA
- a CDS encoding oligosaccharide flippase family protein, with product MNKKLMQGTFWLTFANLLCKVLGVVYLIPWLSMMGNNQDGMLATTLYNVGYLPYGLFLMLGTVGFPNAIAKKVAVATKNDDEQACRIIFRSTINIMFVIGILSAILMYLFAPALAKISPISNVDNGILAIRSLCPSLVAIPILSAMRGYFQGKNHLRPYGTSLIIEQVIRVIVILAGTYYLRVLTDGTIVQAVLISTVASFFGGLAAIGHMFVVGRQNDYFRLKDFWISSRYFQKDNRSASVSIIRETLPFIYVGSVITIVQMIDQVTMKPFLHLFRPEIADQQLEFLFSRASVNPNKLTLILISMVGTVAISSLPILSTLGKKDRLQIEKTVGDSFSIALLILLPSLAGMSLLAGPLYTLFFGYDPESVGYFQMALLASLFFSLFTILSTMLQSLNHHLVAIKLTTEAIILKVVFQAIGLALFGGYGMSLSNTLAFAFVFVRGYLYLSKEYRISPFAKISQFFLKTFRSTMVMLLLCCVLFFVLSLSLSMTSKAHAVVYCVVIGGFGGLTFLFAQFGRNAMQMVKSFKR from the coding sequence ATGAATAAGAAATTGATGCAAGGGACATTTTGGCTGACCTTTGCCAATCTACTCTGTAAAGTTTTAGGTGTCGTTTATTTGATTCCTTGGTTAAGTATGATGGGGAACAATCAAGACGGCATGTTAGCAACAACTTTATATAACGTGGGCTATTTACCTTATGGCCTTTTCCTAATGTTAGGTACTGTTGGGTTTCCAAATGCGATTGCAAAGAAAGTCGCTGTGGCAACAAAAAATGACGACGAACAAGCGTGTCGTATCATTTTTCGCAGTACGATCAACATCATGTTCGTGATCGGGATCCTCTCTGCGATCTTGATGTATTTGTTTGCGCCAGCTTTGGCAAAAATCAGTCCCATCTCGAATGTGGATAATGGGATCTTAGCAATCCGTAGTTTATGTCCTTCTTTAGTCGCCATTCCGATTTTAAGTGCGATGCGAGGCTACTTCCAAGGGAAAAACCATCTGCGTCCTTATGGTACTTCATTGATCATCGAGCAAGTGATCCGTGTGATCGTCATCTTAGCTGGTACGTATTATTTACGCGTGCTGACAGATGGGACGATCGTACAAGCGGTCTTGATCAGTACAGTTGCTTCATTCTTTGGAGGGCTTGCTGCTATTGGTCATATGTTTGTTGTCGGACGACAAAACGATTATTTCCGATTAAAGGATTTTTGGATCTCTAGTCGCTATTTCCAAAAAGACAATCGGTCAGCGTCTGTTTCGATCATTCGAGAAACGTTACCGTTTATCTATGTCGGTTCTGTGATTACGATCGTCCAAATGATCGATCAAGTCACGATGAAACCTTTCTTACATCTTTTCAGACCAGAAATTGCGGATCAACAACTTGAATTTTTGTTCAGTCGTGCATCGGTCAATCCAAATAAGTTGACCTTGATCTTGATTTCAATGGTCGGAACAGTCGCAATCAGTAGTTTACCGATCCTAAGTACTTTAGGAAAAAAAGACCGTCTCCAAATTGAAAAAACAGTAGGGGACAGCTTCTCGATTGCTTTGCTGATCTTGTTACCTTCACTCGCAGGGATGTCATTATTGGCAGGTCCATTATATACATTGTTCTTTGGCTATGATCCAGAGAGTGTGGGCTACTTCCAAATGGCGCTATTGGCTTCCTTATTCTTCTCGTTGTTTACGATCTTATCAACGATGCTTCAATCATTGAATCATCATTTGGTCGCAATCAAACTGACGACAGAAGCGATTATCTTAAAAGTGGTCTTCCAAGCAATCGGGCTAGCTTTGTTCGGCGGATATGGCATGAGTTTGTCAAATACATTGGCTTTCGCTTTTGTATTTGTTCGCGGGTATCTTTATTTATCAAAAGAATACCGCATCTCACCATTTGCCAAGATCAGTCAATTTTTCTTGAAGACGTTCCGTTCGACTATGGTGATGTTACTCCTTTGTTGCGTTCTTTTCTTTGTGTTGAGTCTGTCATTATCCATGACTTCAAAAGCGCACGCAGTCGTTTATTGTGTCGTGATCGGCGGCTTTGGCGGTTTGACATTCTTGTTTGCACAATTTGGTAGAAATGCTATGCAAATGGTCAAAAGCTTCAAACGGTAA
- a CDS encoding AzlD domain-containing protein, which produces MTEWYLLLLVLGLFVVAYIPRVFPMLYFTHRKVPAWFSEWMKYVPVALFAALAFKDVFITHEHLDIAWNIKIAAMILVVGVAYKTRSMALSVITGLASVFLLSML; this is translated from the coding sequence ATGACTGAATGGTACTTGTTGTTACTGGTTCTCGGCTTATTTGTCGTTGCCTATATTCCACGAGTTTTTCCAATGCTTTATTTCACACACCGGAAAGTGCCTGCATGGTTTAGTGAGTGGATGAAGTATGTACCAGTCGCTTTATTTGCGGCTTTAGCTTTCAAGGATGTGTTTATCACTCACGAACATTTAGATATCGCTTGGAATATCAAAATCGCAGCTATGATACTGGTCGTAGGTGTAGCCTATAAGACACGCTCAATGGCTTTATCTGTCATCACTGGTCTAGCTTCTGTGTTTTTATTGTCAATGTTATAG